A single window of Candidatus Rhabdochlamydia oedothoracis DNA harbors:
- a CDS encoding IS30 family transposase encodes MIFNNQTQGETLPKGYHHLTYDQRCQIYILKARGDTSSSIANILKVHHSTISRELKRNKGQRGYRHQQAQEKAFLRKNSQPNKKMTPQIVTRIEEKIKLQWSPIQISGWLKRHGKEHVSHETIYNHIWKDKRQGGQLYRELRHRGKKYNKQRKGASGRGNMPGRIDIKQRPCIVEKKTRLGDWELDTVIGAGHKGVIVSMVERTSKLTKLAKVSHKTAEEVSQALIEQLKPIKDFVHTLTADNGKEFAYHQMVSFELETDFYFATPYHSWERGLNEHTNGLVRQYFPKTQSFLDTTSKDIERVETLLNNRPRKALNFETPLEVFTRLSTNMLCSGAQ; translated from the coding sequence GTGATTTTTAACAATCAAACACAAGGAGAGACCTTGCCTAAAGGCTACCATCACCTAACCTATGACCAAAGATGTCAGATTTATATTTTAAAAGCTAGAGGAGATACATCTAGCTCAATAGCAAACATTCTAAAAGTTCATCATAGCACTATTAGTAGGGAACTTAAGAGAAATAAAGGGCAACGAGGATACCGTCATCAGCAAGCTCAAGAAAAAGCATTTCTTAGAAAAAATTCTCAGCCCAATAAAAAAATGACTCCTCAAATAGTTACCCGTATTGAAGAAAAAATCAAGTTGCAATGGAGCCCTATACAAATATCCGGATGGCTTAAAAGACATGGTAAAGAACATGTTAGTCATGAGACCATCTATAATCATATCTGGAAAGATAAACGACAGGGAGGACAGCTTTATAGAGAGCTCCGTCATCGAGGGAAAAAATATAACAAGCAGAGAAAGGGAGCTTCTGGAAGAGGGAACATGCCTGGTCGTATAGATATTAAGCAACGGCCTTGTATTGTAGAAAAAAAGACTCGTTTAGGAGACTGGGAACTAGATACAGTCATAGGGGCAGGACATAAAGGCGTAATTGTATCAATGGTAGAAAGAACTTCCAAGCTAACTAAGCTCGCCAAAGTTTCTCATAAAACTGCAGAGGAAGTAAGTCAAGCGTTAATTGAACAACTTAAACCTATCAAAGATTTTGTACACACATTAACAGCAGACAACGGAAAAGAATTTGCCTATCACCAAATGGTTAGTTTCGAGCTAGAGACAGACTTCTACTTTGCAACGCCCTACCATTCTTGGGAAAGAGGCTTAAATGAGCATACAAACGGACTAGTTAGGCAATATTTTCCTAAAACACAAAGCTTTTTAGATACGACTTCTAAGGATATAGAAAGGGTGGAAAC